A genomic region of Rhizobium sp. NXC24 contains the following coding sequences:
- a CDS encoding tetratricopeptide repeat protein, with product MAITTSKQFRTSKLSFFVSKRAAAVPALALLTAIGLSGCQTASTDTVIRIDKAQGSSENIASLTSVINANPQDPEGYNVRGTAYGRGGEFSRALADFNQAIQLNPKFYQAYANRALIYRNMGKLPEAVADYNAALQINSNYDVAYIGRGNLYRQSGRDNDAFNDYSKAISLGTTDGRAYNGRGVIYQKRNQQDKAIDDFSKAISLSPNSPEPYNSRGISYLAQNDDDNAFADFNHAIDLNNKVAESWANQAFVYERRGDKAKARRSYQHAVNLDPSYQPAKDGLARVGAGA from the coding sequence ATGGCAATCACGACGTCCAAACAGTTCCGCACTTCGAAACTGTCTTTTTTTGTTTCGAAGCGCGCTGCTGCCGTACCCGCTTTGGCTCTTCTCACTGCAATCGGCCTTTCCGGCTGCCAGACCGCCTCCACCGATACGGTGATCCGCATCGACAAGGCGCAGGGTTCTTCGGAAAACATTGCCTCGCTGACCTCGGTCATCAATGCCAATCCGCAGGATCCGGAAGGCTATAACGTCCGCGGCACGGCCTATGGCCGCGGCGGCGAATTCAGCCGCGCCCTTGCAGACTTCAACCAGGCGATCCAGCTCAATCCGAAGTTCTATCAGGCCTACGCCAATCGCGCGCTCATCTATCGCAACATGGGCAAGCTGCCGGAAGCGGTCGCCGACTATAACGCCGCGCTGCAGATCAACTCCAATTATGACGTCGCCTATATCGGCCGCGGCAACCTCTATCGTCAGTCCGGCCGCGACAACGACGCTTTCAACGATTATTCCAAGGCGATCAGCCTCGGCACGACGGATGGCCGCGCCTATAACGGCCGTGGTGTGATCTACCAGAAGCGTAATCAGCAGGATAAGGCGATCGACGACTTCTCCAAGGCGATCTCGCTGTCGCCGAATTCGCCCGAGCCCTATAACAGCCGCGGCATCTCCTATCTCGCGCAGAACGACGACGACAACGCGTTTGCCGATTTCAACCACGCGATCGACCTCAACAATAAGGTCGCCGAATCCTGGGCCAACCAGGCTTTCGTTTATGAGCGCCGTGGCGATAAGGCCAAAGCCCGCCGTTCCTACCAGCACGCCGTCAACCTCGACCCGTCCTACCAGCCGGCCAAGGACGGCCTGGCACGCGTCGGGGCAGGCGCCTAA
- a CDS encoding aa3-type cytochrome c oxidase subunit IV — translation MAEHQAGPVETGAPMDYKEHDKTYHGFLFVARAGSAIIAALMIAMAAGFFGHAGFLGGLLIFFVLSIVGTMLVR, via the coding sequence ATGGCCGAACATCAAGCCGGACCGGTCGAAACCGGTGCTCCTATGGACTACAAAGAGCACGACAAGACCTATCACGGGTTCCTTTTCGTCGCCAGGGCCGGATCGGCGATCATCGCCGCGTTGATGATAGCGATGGCGGCTGGCTTCTTCGGTCATGCCGGCTTCCTTGGCGGTCTGCTTATTTTCTTCGTTCTTTCAATCGTTGGCACCATGCTCGTGCGCTGA
- a CDS encoding Re/Si-specific NAD(P)(+) transhydrogenase subunit alpha — protein MGNLVFVAKETVADETRVAASIETVKKMKSLGFDIVVEAGAGALSRIPDDEYEAIGARIGSARDAARADVILKVRRPTSEEIAGYKSGAIVIAIMDPYGNEAALADMARAGLTSFSMELMPRITRAQSMDVLSSQANLAGYQAVIEAAAVYDRALPMMMTAAGTVPAAKVFVMGAGVAGLQAIATARRLGAQVSATDVRPAAKEQVASLGARFVAVEDEEFKAAETAGGYAKEMSKDYQVKQAALVAEHISKQDIVITTALIPGRPAPRLVSREMLKAMRPGAVAVDLAVERGGNIEGVEFGTVADVEGVKVIGYPNLAGRIPASASALYAKNLVTFLETMVDKNSKNLGLNRADELIKATMLTDGGEVVHPNFVDPDQPTVNKGDL, from the coding sequence TTGGGCAATCTGGTTTTTGTCGCCAAGGAGACCGTGGCGGATGAGACGCGTGTCGCAGCGTCCATCGAAACGGTGAAGAAAATGAAAAGCCTTGGCTTTGACATTGTGGTCGAAGCCGGCGCCGGTGCTCTGTCGCGCATCCCGGATGATGAATATGAAGCCATCGGCGCGCGTATCGGCTCCGCTCGGGATGCTGCGCGCGCCGATGTCATTCTCAAAGTGCGCCGGCCGACGAGCGAAGAGATTGCCGGTTACAAGAGCGGCGCGATCGTTATCGCCATCATGGATCCCTATGGCAATGAAGCAGCGCTCGCTGACATGGCGCGGGCCGGGCTCACAAGCTTCTCCATGGAGCTGATGCCGCGCATCACCCGTGCGCAGTCGATGGACGTGCTGTCATCGCAAGCCAATCTTGCCGGCTATCAGGCCGTGATCGAGGCAGCCGCGGTCTATGACCGGGCCTTGCCAATGATGATGACGGCGGCCGGCACCGTGCCGGCGGCGAAGGTCTTCGTCATGGGTGCCGGCGTCGCAGGCCTGCAGGCGATCGCGACAGCGAGGCGATTGGGCGCGCAGGTGTCGGCAACGGATGTTCGTCCTGCGGCCAAGGAACAGGTCGCCTCGCTCGGCGCGAGATTCGTGGCCGTCGAGGACGAAGAGTTCAAGGCGGCGGAAACCGCCGGCGGCTATGCCAAGGAGATGTCCAAGGACTATCAGGTCAAGCAGGCGGCGTTGGTTGCCGAACATATCTCCAAGCAGGATATCGTCATCACCACGGCGTTGATCCCCGGCCGTCCGGCGCCGCGGCTTGTCAGCCGCGAAATGCTGAAGGCCATGCGCCCCGGTGCGGTCGCCGTCGACCTCGCCGTCGAACGCGGCGGCAATATCGAGGGTGTCGAATTCGGGACCGTGGCGGATGTCGAGGGCGTCAAGGTGATCGGATATCCCAATCTGGCCGGCCGCATCCCGGCAAGTGCCTCCGCGCTCTATGCCAAGAACCTCGTCACCTTCCTGGAAACGATGGTCGACAAGAATAGCAAGAACCTCGGGCTCAACCGGGCCGATGAGCTGATCAAGGCGACGATGCTGACCGATGGCGGCGAGGTCGTGCATCCGAATTTCGTCGACCCGGATCAGCCGACGGTCAACAAGGGAGATCTGTAG
- a CDS encoding NAD(P) transhydrogenase subunit alpha yields MASQAMDQALQKLNDAVAAVTTAAAQAPESVSAISGGAIDPFVFQLAIFVLAIFVGYYVVWSVTPALHTPLMAVTNAISSVIVVGALLAVGISASGLATGFGFVALVLVSVNIVGGFLVTQRMLAMYKKKDK; encoded by the coding sequence ATGGCCAGCCAAGCGATGGATCAGGCGCTCCAGAAATTGAACGACGCCGTTGCCGCTGTGACGACCGCTGCCGCGCAGGCTCCGGAATCCGTCAGCGCCATCTCCGGCGGCGCGATTGATCCCTTCGTGTTCCAACTGGCGATCTTCGTATTGGCGATCTTCGTCGGTTATTACGTGGTGTGGTCGGTGACTCCCGCCCTGCATACGCCGCTGATGGCCGTAACGAACGCGATTTCCTCGGTCATCGTCGTCGGTGCGCTTCTGGCGGTCGGCATTTCCGCCAGCGGGCTTGCCACCGGTTTCGGCTTCGTGGCGCTGGTGCTCGTCTCGGTCAATATCGTCGGCGGCTTCCTTGTCACCCAGCGCATGCTGGCGATGTACAAGAAGAAAGACAAGTGA
- a CDS encoding sensor histidine kinase, protein MRKPPRFPKASIGAYLIAIALAIALPILAFVALLLVQLESNERDVLKRDTVQDAQALARTIDRQLQDMATTLRLLSSSPELERNDIATFFDRTETVLRTDSLFVLLLDKDGQMRLNTRWPLSKPLGKTGNLAALQSALNSGRIEASDVFIGSVIHRWVYNVTLPLDHSPAGAALAMTQDADELAKLVTTDALAPGWSAAVIDSSGHIVAASGPANHSPGDAFNKDILPKLIASSGVYQDEKVLPHSLLGYAQIPGWSWKAVVWGPIASAQASLMSTWRFLIYGGVTLLLIAVIAVYALARQVRTTIQSIADMADRMGRGEIVSPIETSVIEANQMAMALSNASFDRSETEDRLHFVMHELVHRTKNLLALAQAMTRQLARQTDSVDTFQRAVADRLEGLARSIEVLTSEQWSGVSLRRVIDIHLATFLQGPQQLDIKGRDFLLKPEAVQNLGLILHELATNSVKYGALSAPEGKITIEWTSADGEIGQMIRLIWTESGGPIVKAPTITGFGTTVTKAHAAAAFSGTVEIDFRPTGLVWVLNAVRSTMERERERN, encoded by the coding sequence ATGAGAAAGCCGCCGCGTTTCCCAAAGGCTTCGATTGGGGCCTATCTGATCGCCATAGCATTGGCGATCGCTTTGCCGATTCTGGCTTTCGTGGCATTGCTGCTGGTTCAGCTCGAAAGCAACGAACGCGATGTGCTGAAGCGCGATACGGTTCAAGACGCCCAGGCATTGGCGCGCACCATCGACCGGCAACTGCAGGACATGGCGACGACCCTGCGACTGCTTTCCTCCTCGCCGGAACTGGAGCGCAACGACATCGCCACCTTCTTCGACCGGACAGAGACGGTGCTGCGCACCGATTCGCTTTTCGTCCTGCTTTTGGACAAGGACGGTCAGATGCGGCTGAACACGCGCTGGCCGCTGAGCAAGCCGCTCGGCAAGACTGGCAATCTGGCCGCCTTGCAATCGGCACTCAATTCGGGCCGCATCGAGGCTTCGGACGTCTTTATCGGATCAGTCATCCACCGCTGGGTCTATAATGTCACCCTGCCGCTCGATCATTCGCCGGCCGGTGCGGCCCTTGCCATGACGCAGGATGCCGATGAACTCGCCAAGCTCGTGACGACCGATGCCCTTGCGCCCGGCTGGTCGGCTGCGGTCATCGACAGCTCCGGCCATATCGTTGCCGCCAGCGGCCCTGCCAATCATTCCCCTGGCGACGCGTTCAACAAGGATATCCTGCCGAAACTGATTGCCTCGAGCGGCGTCTATCAGGATGAGAAGGTCCTGCCACACTCGCTGCTCGGCTATGCGCAAATTCCGGGCTGGTCGTGGAAAGCCGTGGTCTGGGGGCCTATCGCATCCGCGCAGGCTTCGCTGATGAGCACCTGGCGCTTCCTGATCTATGGTGGCGTCACCCTGTTGCTGATCGCGGTGATTGCGGTTTATGCGCTGGCCCGACAGGTGCGCACTACCATCCAGAGCATCGCCGACATGGCGGACCGCATGGGCCGGGGCGAGATTGTTTCGCCGATCGAGACCAGTGTGATCGAGGCCAATCAGATGGCCATGGCGCTTTCCAACGCATCCTTCGATCGCAGCGAAACGGAGGACAGGCTGCATTTCGTCATGCATGAGCTCGTTCATCGCACCAAGAACCTGCTCGCGCTTGCCCAGGCAATGACCCGTCAGCTCGCCCGGCAGACCGACAGCGTCGACACCTTTCAGCGCGCGGTCGCCGACCGGCTGGAAGGCCTGGCGCGCTCGATCGAAGTCCTGACCAGCGAACAATGGTCCGGCGTGTCGCTGCGGCGGGTGATCGACATTCATCTGGCCACCTTCCTGCAAGGACCGCAACAACTCGATATCAAGGGCAGGGATTTCCTGCTCAAGCCGGAGGCGGTGCAGAATCTCGGCTTGATTCTGCACGAGCTGGCGACGAATTCGGTGAAATACGGCGCTCTGTCCGCTCCCGAAGGGAAGATCACCATCGAATGGACGAGCGCCGACGGCGAGATCGGGCAGATGATCAGGCTCATCTGGACGGAAAGCGGCGGCCCGATCGTCAAAGCGCCGACCATTACGGGCTTTGGCACAACCGTCACCAAGGCGCATGCCGCCGCCGCCTTCAGCGGCACAGTCGAGATCGACTTCCGTCCGACAGGCCTCGTTTGGGTGCTGAATGCTGTGCGCAGCACCATGGAGCGTGAGCGCGAACGAAACTAG
- a CDS encoding DUF992 domain-containing protein, whose translation MLKHILLASAALSFAVWAAPATSADYATLGRLTCTSKGSTGMIIMSQKNLMCIFEPSGGGAPARYAGMIQKYGVDLGITGRSVMVWVVLAKTGTPFSDIALAGEYYGVGADASVAAGGGAKVIAGGTNRAFMLQPLNVQAQEGVNVAIGVEKMTLAPASI comes from the coding sequence ATGCTGAAACACATTCTCCTGGCATCCGCAGCACTGTCCTTTGCTGTATGGGCTGCGCCCGCAACGTCCGCCGACTACGCTACTCTCGGCAGGCTCACCTGCACGTCGAAGGGGTCGACGGGCATGATCATCATGTCGCAGAAGAACCTGATGTGCATTTTTGAGCCGAGCGGCGGCGGGGCGCCTGCACGTTACGCCGGCATGATCCAGAAATATGGCGTCGATCTCGGCATTACCGGCCGCAGCGTCATGGTCTGGGTTGTGCTTGCTAAAACCGGCACACCATTCAGCGATATCGCGCTGGCCGGCGAATATTACGGCGTCGGCGCCGATGCCAGCGTTGCAGCCGGAGGCGGCGCCAAGGTCATCGCTGGCGGCACCAACCGGGCTTTCATGCTGCAACCTCTCAACGTCCAGGCCCAGGAAGGCGTCAACGTCGCCATTGGCGTCGAGAAAATGACGCTGGCACCCGCTTCGATTTGA
- the rpsU gene encoding 30S ribosomal protein S21 gives MQVLVRDNNVDQALRALKKKMQREGIFREMKMRDYYEKPSQKRAREKAEAVRRVRKLARKRAQREGLVAR, from the coding sequence GTGCAGGTACTTGTCCGCGATAACAATGTCGATCAGGCTCTCCGCGCTCTCAAGAAGAAGATGCAGCGCGAAGGCATTTTCCGCGAAATGAAGATGCGCGACTATTACGAAAAGCCGTCGCAGAAGCGTGCTCGCGAGAAGGCTGAAGCTGTTCGTCGCGTTCGCAAGCTGGCACGCAAGCGCGCACAGCGCGAAGGTCTGGTCGCACGCTAA
- a CDS encoding FAD-binding oxidoreductase, producing the protein MPSQEIIVIGAGIIGASIAWHLARKGARVTVIAAKPGGEATPSSFAWINASWGNPEFYFHFRRRSMAEWSRLAADLPDLPLSWCGGLCWDLPEAELEAYAARQGGWGYGLRQVDRETSAALEPHLADPPTFALHVAEEGAVEPVAAANLLLEDAARHGATLSYGMEARRLLRENGRITGVETADGVLLADHVVLAAGAGTAALAASVGIDVPIETPPGLIVHSRPAPRLLNGLVMAPELHMRQTMEGRIIAGTDFGGTDPGEKPQQAADELFAKVKTMLRGGDELELDFYTVGYRPTPKDGFPIIGGVDAAPGLYLAVLHSGVTLAPLVGSVAAAEILSGDPDPQLAPFRLSRFAPTSD; encoded by the coding sequence ATGCCTTCTCAAGAAATCATCGTCATCGGCGCCGGCATTATCGGCGCCTCCATCGCCTGGCATTTGGCGCGCAAGGGTGCACGCGTGACCGTGATCGCGGCAAAGCCCGGAGGCGAGGCGACGCCCAGCTCTTTCGCCTGGATCAACGCGAGCTGGGGCAATCCCGAATTCTACTTCCATTTCCGTCGCCGCTCGATGGCGGAATGGTCGCGGCTGGCGGCTGACCTTCCCGACCTGCCGCTTTCCTGGTGCGGCGGGCTCTGCTGGGATCTGCCGGAAGCCGAATTGGAGGCCTATGCCGCGCGGCAGGGCGGCTGGGGCTACGGCCTGCGGCAGGTCGATCGCGAAACAAGCGCCGCCCTCGAACCTCACCTCGCCGATCCGCCCACTTTTGCGCTGCATGTCGCCGAAGAAGGCGCTGTCGAGCCGGTTGCCGCCGCCAATTTGCTGTTGGAAGATGCCGCCCGTCATGGCGCAACGCTGTCCTATGGCATGGAAGCCAGACGGCTCCTGCGGGAGAACGGCAGGATCACGGGCGTTGAAACGGCGGATGGAGTGCTGCTTGCCGATCATGTGGTTCTCGCCGCCGGTGCCGGCACCGCAGCACTTGCTGCGTCCGTCGGCATCGATGTGCCGATCGAAACGCCGCCGGGCCTCATCGTTCATTCCCGCCCTGCTCCCCGGCTGCTGAACGGCCTCGTCATGGCGCCGGAGCTGCACATGCGCCAGACGATGGAAGGCAGGATCATTGCCGGCACCGATTTCGGCGGTACCGATCCGGGCGAGAAACCGCAGCAGGCGGCTGACGAACTCTTCGCCAAGGTCAAAACCATGCTGCGTGGCGGCGACGAGCTCGAACTCGATTTTTATACGGTTGGCTATCGTCCGACCCCGAAAGACGGTTTCCCGATCATCGGCGGTGTCGATGCAGCTCCGGGCCTCTATCTTGCCGTGTTGCATTCCGGTGTGACGCTGGCGCCGCTCGTCGGATCGGTTGCGGCAGCAGAGATCCTCAGTGGCGATCCCGATCCTCAGCTCGCGCCATTTCGCCTGTCGCGATTCGCGCCGACAAGTGACTGA
- a CDS encoding NAD(P)(+) transhydrogenase (Re/Si-specific) subunit beta, giving the protein MSNIAAFLYLVSGVLFILALRGLSHPATSRRGNLYGMVGMGIAIATTLVLATPSFGGFVLIVLGLAIGGGAGAYIARVIPMTSMPQLVAGFHSLVGLAAVLVAAAALYTPSSFGIGEIGHIHTEARIEMAIGVAIGALTFTGSIIAFLKLDGRMSGKPILLPNRHIINAVLLALILFFIFGLAVSESHFNFWAIVALALALGVLLIVPIGGADMPVVVSMLNSYSGWAAAGIGFTLGNLALIITGALVGSSGAILSYIMCKGMNRSFISVILGGFGGETASSGADNSDKTVKLGSAEDAAYLMANASKVIIVPGYGMAVAQAQHALREMADKLKANGVDVKYAIHPVAGRMPGHMNVLLAEANVPYDEVFELEDINSEFAQADVAYVIGANDVTNPAARDDKTSPIYGMPILDVDKAKTCLFVKRSLGSGYAGIDNTLFYKDGTMMLLGDAKKVTEEIVKAMNE; this is encoded by the coding sequence CTGAGCAATATCGCGGCCTTCCTCTATCTCGTCTCCGGCGTGCTGTTCATCCTGGCGCTGCGCGGCCTGTCGCATCCGGCCACCAGCCGCCGCGGTAATCTCTACGGCATGGTCGGCATGGGCATCGCCATCGCCACGACGCTGGTTCTCGCCACACCCTCCTTCGGCGGCTTCGTGCTGATCGTTCTCGGCCTTGCCATCGGCGGCGGGGCAGGGGCCTATATCGCCCGCGTCATTCCGATGACGTCGATGCCGCAACTCGTTGCCGGTTTCCATTCGCTGGTCGGTCTGGCCGCTGTGCTCGTCGCCGCCGCGGCACTCTATACGCCGTCGTCCTTTGGCATAGGCGAAATCGGGCATATCCATACGGAAGCGCGCATCGAAATGGCGATCGGCGTCGCTATCGGTGCGCTGACCTTCACCGGCTCGATCATCGCCTTCCTGAAGCTCGACGGCCGCATGTCCGGCAAGCCGATCCTGTTGCCCAACCGGCATATCATCAACGCCGTGCTGCTGGCGCTTATCCTGTTTTTCATCTTCGGCCTGGCGGTCAGCGAAAGCCACTTCAATTTCTGGGCGATCGTCGCCCTGGCTCTGGCGCTCGGCGTGTTGCTGATCGTGCCGATCGGCGGCGCCGACATGCCCGTCGTCGTATCGATGCTGAACTCCTATTCCGGCTGGGCGGCGGCCGGCATCGGTTTCACGCTCGGCAATCTGGCGCTGATCATCACCGGTGCTCTGGTCGGCTCCTCGGGTGCCATCCTCAGCTATATCATGTGCAAGGGCATGAACCGTTCCTTCATCTCCGTCATCCTCGGAGGATTCGGCGGCGAAACGGCGTCCAGCGGCGCCGACAATAGTGACAAGACGGTGAAGCTCGGCTCGGCTGAGGATGCCGCCTACCTGATGGCCAACGCCTCGAAGGTCATCATCGTGCCGGGCTATGGCATGGCGGTTGCGCAGGCCCAACATGCGCTGCGCGAAATGGCCGACAAGCTGAAGGCGAACGGCGTCGACGTGAAATACGCCATTCATCCCGTCGCCGGCCGCATGCCGGGACACATGAATGTGCTGCTTGCCGAGGCCAATGTTCCTTATGACGAGGTCTTTGAGCTGGAAGATATCAATTCGGAATTTGCCCAGGCCGATGTCGCCTATGTCATCGGCGCCAACGACGTCACCAATCCGGCTGCACGTGACGACAAGACGTCGCCGATCTACGGCATGCCGATCCTTGACGTCGACAAGGCTAAGACCTGCCTCTTCGTCAAACGTTCTCTTGGTTCCGGCTATGCTGGTATCGACAACACGCTGTTCTACAAGGACGGCACGATGATGCTGCTCGGGGACGCCAAAAAGGTCACCGAGGAGATCGTCAAGGCGATGAACGAGTGA